tttattaactcaGTGTCACATCccttttccttatttatttCGTTCAATAAATTTATGACTTGTTCAGGATTTTTATTTCCTATAGTTATAAAAGTCTCATACTGATTATATatgtcattttttatatttgaactGAAGTTCATAAATTTCGGAAAATTCgcttttctaatttttacGCACCTTCCAATTTTATGTCCGAGTATAAGCATTCTGTTCAGAAGAAATGGTAAAGTAACAAATAAGATGTTTTTGAAAAAGGGTAAGGAGGAGAAGGGGAgggacaaaaaaataaaataaaaataaaaaaataaaataaaaataaaaaaataaaaataaaaataaaaaataataaaataataaaataataaaaaataataaaataataaaataataaaataataaaaaataataaaataataaaataataaaataataaaaaaaaaaaatgtaacaaattgatctacataatttttttatcacatCATTTAACATCGTTTAACGTCTGATCGAAATTTGCACTTCAAAAATGACGCTCATCCAAGTGCGTGCGTGTAACATAtgtgaatgtatatatatatatatttgtagaTGTATACGGTTAGATTAAACttcaaataaaaagcaaTGTAGCAAAAAACTAGGATATGTTTAGGTTAATTTAgctttttttgctttttcccATTTTGAACTTGGCTGTCAATATCGTTGGTTAACCCTTCATTGATGGgaattcttcatattttcaaCTGCACGTTTTTTGCTCTCTCCCCCCCCCtcaatatatacacacatttatttatacatatatatttttatgttaatgtATTTGTACTGTTACTTGCCATAAGTACCTTTCGTTGCTCTTTTTCtgtacattttttccttcatattcattttgtttcCCCTTCTTTATTGAAAAATTCCATCTAACACAACAAAAAtgatttttacttaatttttttattttttatttctaagtGTTCCAAAATgttataacatttttctcCATACGTAGCTAGCTATTTTATCCAATATAacatcaatttttttttttgtttcattttttgatcctatactttttttcattttcgttAAACATACAATTGTGCTGACATGTATGAGTAGTATTATATGTGCTTCTAACATTTGTGGAAATACACAAGCTTGTTTTtggttttataaaaatgctGGTACAATGGAAAGAACATTGCACTTCTTTCAAGTTTAAATGCTCCCGTCTGGAAAATGCTCTTTCTGTTATATAGAAATGAACATAATAGTATAATAACAAcatatgaaaagaaaaaaaataaaataaaataaaacaaatactACCTCTTTTTTCTCCAAATGGTTCttaaattaatacatttatcATAGGACACGTTTAATGCATAAATGAGCGCGTTAAAAAAGGTGAAATTACATGTtaatatgcacatgtatgcAAAAGTGTCCAAACAaatgtaagtatgtatatgtatgcatagaaacatatacacacaaatGTACGTACactaacatatatatgcatcattcatatatgtatagtaCTTGTTGCAGagttataaaatttttttttttttaaatttacagCACAATGAGgcttaaaaaaaggaaagtaaTTGATCCCTTTTAAGCTGTACATTAACATAATAACATTGAttaaaattgtataaaaaagggaaataattaaatgaatgTTAAAAGAATAACATGGTGATAAGCACATGGTACATATATTATCACCAAATTTTAATTCTGTATAATTGcataatattagaaaaaaagaattattaacaatatatatatatatatatatatatatatatatatatatatatatatatatatataacacaaaaaaatgaataaaatggattaaaaaaaaaaaagcacaaaTTGGACTAATGGGGATTTGTCAAATTAGCAGATTAACAAAAACTGTTCTTTGATTGATGATCCACGGTGGATCTTCAATGTTCGAGGGGCCAATGGGAAATTTGGTTAACTAGCCATGCAGCAAATGGTAAATTACAAATGGCAGGTTCCAAatgacgaaaaaaaaaattctaaattTGTGTACGTGCCAATTTAACAAAATGCTAAGTTTAAAGGCATCCAAACTGTGCTCAGGAAAACGTCTATAGTCAAAATTCAAAAAGTATTCCTCACATGAATGATATAATCAAACCATGTTCCTAGTGTGAATAATATACTTCCTCCAACATATAAGTAACaagcataattatataaatgctcataaaaaaacataatactAGCAACTGTGAATATAAGTCCTCCAAAAAGATTTGACATATACACAATTACAATTTGATATTTCACACCTTTTATATTACGTAggttaaaattatataaaaaaaatattgctccaactaaaaaataaaaacttcccaaaataaatgtaataacaGCAAAATAATCATCTTTAAAGCAGCAATAAACAGAACCAAGTATGAAAATTGCACATCCTGCTATGTAACATAAAAATccataaaattcttttttttttttatttttaacatacaTTGCACTTATTAAATTACTATATAAACACATTGCACTTGCTATtgcaaaaattatacaaCCAGCTACATACAATATTGGAAACCGAAAAAAAGCACTAcctattataaataaaaacatgcTAATAAAATTAGCATGATATTCTTTAGGGCAATTAACAATATCTTTTGTTgttacttttcttttaaatgtCTTACTGTCACtaatttgtttcatttttttttccccatttgaagtacttttattattacccacaaaaaaatttgaacTGCTTATActtactttttttgtataaatatctCCCTTTTTTATGCTTTCTCCTTCTTCCATATCTAATATTTTTGACTCTCGTGTTGAATCACAATCATCATAATCATCACTTCGATTCCCTACACTTTTTAGTTCATACATCGCTtcctatatttatattagctttgtaatatttctttGCTCTCTTTTCTCTATGTTAAGATGGCCTAGGCCCATTTTCTCCacttaaaattattctaCAAACAcgtataaatttaaaacttATTCGTTTCACGTTAGTAGGTCTAACACTAATACGTTTTACACTAATACGTTTTACACTAATACGTTTTACACTAATACGTTTTACACTAATACGTTTTATACTAATACGTTTTACACTAATACGTTTTATACTAATACGTTTTACACTAATACGTTTTATACTAATACGTTTTACACTAATACGTTTTACACTAATACGTTTTATACTAATAGGTTTTACACTAATACGTTTTATACTAATACGTTTTACACTAATACGTTTTATACTAATACGTTTTATACTAATACATTCACCGGAGATTGGTTTAAAACTTTAACATttaatacttatatatttggcatacatatatatatatatatatatgtgtatgtatacttaTCACTAAAACAATGATTACTTATTCACTTAATAAGTAGAAATATACATCGATGGATAAatacacatgcatatattcttttattttacgaGTGTGAAATTCATCATATATACCAAAAAATTAACACTACAGTGAGTTATTCATTATTCTTTACTGTATGGGCGTATGCACgtgtgtatgtacatgtttgtatatatatatacatacatacatacactttctttttttttttctatccaGTAAATATTACGATAAGCtgtaatataacataaaaattattattattaatttgcaCAGAACtactttaaattatataattaatttctttatttcatttacaatttcttgaaaaaaaaaagaaaaagttatacaaaaaaaagaataaaacgaatgaacaaatgaacaaatgaacgaataaacaaatgaacaaatgaacaaatgaacaaatgaacaaatgaacgaataaacaaatgaacaaatgatCAAATGGAcgaatgaacaaatgaacaaatgcgTTAACAAATGAATGCATGAATAAAAGTACACCTTCActacatttatgtattttttctaGTTAAGCCTAATTCCAtacgtatttatacatgtttCATACATAAGCAAAATTCAACATTTATATGAAAcatatttatcattatttatttaccaTTTAACTTTGTTTgaattttagtaaaaaattataaaataaaacttctTTTTGGTACCGAtgggacaaaaaaaaaaaaagaaaaaaaaaagtgaacacataaaataaaaaaatataaaataattcccCATTAATAGTGAAATTTTGGTATAAAggagaggaaaaaaaaaaaataaaatgaaaataaaaaatgaataaataaatatataaagaataatgaataaatgaataatgaataaatgaataatgcataaatgaataatgcataaatgaataacgcataaatgaataacgcataaatgaataatgcataaatgaataatgcataaatgaataatgcataaatgaataatgcataaatgaataatgcataaatgaataatgcataaatgaataatgaataaatgaataatgcataaatgaataatgcataaatgaataatgaataaatgaataaacagCATACTAGGAACAATATTATTTCGTTACTACAAAAGTGGGAGTGATAAATTACCCAGGAGAAATAGAGGAATGCGGTGAAATAgtaaataaatcaaaaatgtgcatgatattataaaacaaacGTAACGtttatttctcatttttgGATATTCCTTTATTAACTCtcgaaaatattttatataatagctTATGAAGGGAAAACATAAAAGTtggaaattttaaaaatattactaacATAAAGTTATGATGTTGTCatgtttttgaaaaattttaatggcaatttttaaattcgTAATGATTTGTACTAAgttttatataacattaaaaaagggaaaatgaacgaaaaattcagcaaaaataaaggaaaaataaaagagaaaaaaaaaaaaaaaaaaaactataacataattttttttataattaagtttttataaataaaaattaatgtaacgcaaatgaaaatatacacacatacatgtatacatatacttaataGTACTTATGTGAAATAAACCTGACCCGTGCAGGCAAttctattaaaattatttgcaAGTTCAATTTACACAAAATGTGTAAGAAGAACGGTTAATGAGGGTAAACACGTATTCACTGCATACACATGTGCGGAcgtatttacatatgtacatacataggCGTATAgacaaaaatatacacaggtatatatatgcacacgcGCGTAACAAAATTATGGTAACAAACAAATCAggcttattaaaaaaataataatatatatatatatatgtatgtatgtacttcgATACACCGTATAAGAGTTATACCCATCTTTTATGCAAAATGAATGCTGTGAATTTCGTTGAAAGCCATGCGTTTCGTTAAATCAGATAAAACAGCTTAACATTTGCAAGGCAGCCCCTAAACTACTAACATAAGGAGAAACTTtggtaaaatataatttctgCTCATTATGATACATGAAcgttatataaattttcatcaGTTGTAAACAAGCTTCATTGTCCAAAAGTATACCTGAAAAAACAATGTGCTTCACATTATATAAGtaactatgtatatatgactGCTGTGCTGAGTTAAATATGACCATAGACAGTAACGATTTCATCAAATCgcattcctttttattaaatttcacTGTACGCTTTTTTTTCCTGCAATGAGTTTTATTGCcaatattgttattaatGAAAAGTCTGTTCTCAGCgccttcatttttattttccaaaaaaaaattatttatctcACCGTACTCGTTATTGGCACTAGACTGTTCACTCTTATTTTCATTCACGCACTTTATCTTTtcaaatgtattttttcctgaacaacaatttattactttgttaaaatttttttttctgatttGCTCAGAATTTTGTTCGAACTTTCGCATGTTCGTTAAGGGGTTAATTTTTAAtccattaaattttttatttaataaggGGTAAAGACCTCGTTTGTCTTCGTAGCTATtcatagtaatatttttatttaccccccttttaatacattttattttttcctgcGTATTTAAGCTTAATTCTGTATCACTTATGGAATTCCTCAGAAATGTATttgcttcttctttttcacCCTCCTTTTGCAATATTGGTTTTACCTGCTCAGTTATGCAGCTCTCATATGTATAACTAGAATGgctataaaaatttaaaaaaaaaggtctACCGCTGTTATTGTTCcgtttcatatatttaaacgCCAAATTATTGTGAGTTtttgaagtaaaaaaatggGTACTGCTATTATCACTTCCAGTAAGTGTACTTATGCTACTATCACTAAAATAAGCACATGTACTTGTTTCAAAAGTAGAGCTAGCCACGTCTTCATGGGTATTTATCAGTGCCTTACTATCCCCTTTTGAATTTGTCCCTTCTTCAACATGgtcttcattttctttttcatccTCATCCACATCCGCATCATAACAGTTAAATAAGCTTTTAATGTTGGATATATGTTGAGCATTACCAAAAAAGGACGCAGTTAGATCGCTACTTAAACCCGCATTGCCATAAGATGTACCATAAATATCACCAACAGTCATATCAAAAGTTCGATTTATCCCATTAATAGCCAGTTTACAAATTCTTTGTAAGGAACAAAATTTTCcagttattaaaaaaaataaattttgaataGTCTTATAACTAATAAAGCAACTACCAATTCGTtgtataatattcttttcattaaCTAGGTGATAGCTAATACCTCGTTTTACATTTACTATTAGATAGGGGCATATATTACCAGCTTCTTCTTTGTTCAAAAGATGCTCCCTTAGTTTATTTCTATCATTTATGGAATCTCCTCCATTCTTGACTGCTTCATTGTTCTCTTTTGACATTAAGAAATGATACAGACAACCAGgataaaatttctttaaaaagtttATGGCACTCTGTatgcattttatttctttatgaTAGTGCATACTTTTAAGTTCTATTAGTTTTCTTAATTTGATctctatataataattttgtccCCCCGTTAAATTTACTGCTacgttttttattatgtctTTGGTACATTTAAACAGAGCTTCCTCAATATGTTTTACCTGTACagtaaagaaataaattcgGGCTATTTCATCCTCACCTTTCAGAGTATTAATAGCATCACCGTGATTGTCCATATGTATAGTGCTCTTTCCATATATGTCTACTTTTATCGCTTCATCTGTTTGTATATTGATACCCACTTCGCTTTTcacaaaattattaaaaataggaaaacaATCAAGCAAgtctttcttttcttcccCTTTAAAAAAGTTGGTTAAATGAGCTAGCGAAAATTGTGCATGTTCGCATATATccgcattattttttaatacagcCATTTGGACATCACCTTcaataatatgttttatatttagcatatatacaaacatatctttttgcatttttaaataatcattGTTTGATTTACCATGTGTATTGAattcatctttttcttttctcttcTCATATGGTGAAGCATAATTATTACTACATATATTGTTCAATCccccattattattatcactgTAATTATTCTTAGAAACGTCGCTACACGTGTTTCCAATCAAactatatgcattttttttttttctaattttttcatttattaaaatactcGTCACATGAACATGACCGAATGAACATTCCACGCCTATGGTGTTACCCATTGTTAAATTTTAGatgatttttatatttgtatttattattattattttttttttttttttttttttttttttgctaaataataataattatatatattagtaaaaaGGGAGAATTTTATGtagcattatttttaagcTTTCTTTGCAATCAGTAACTAGAGGCATGTTATTTTTGTACTGACGTAAATGGGTTATGAGGCTAAGTgctacatgtatgtatgtatgtatgtattgtgcatatatatgtcgGCACATACGTATCtgaatatgcacatatgcaGCTGAGTATAAATTCCTATAATTTCCGCTTTATGTGGACTGACTCCCTCGTTTTAAAAAGGACATAAATAGTAGTAGTActtataaagatatattctccttttttttaatttatttttttatttccaagagtgtttatatatattggaaACATGGTGTAGTTAGCTATTTTGCTAATTCGTTCAGCTAGTAGACTATTCTTATTTAcctatgtatttatttgtagctttttacaaaaattacaagtgaaaattattactaataacaaataaggataggaataaaaatttttttatctttctgCGTAATGACTATTTGCTCTATTTTTTGAAGTCCCTAAGGAATgaaatgtaattaaaaaaaataataacaaaataaattaagaataaaCGAGGAAACAAACGAGGAAACAAACGAGAGCATAAGCGAGCACACAAGCGAACGAACAAACGAACGAACAAGCGAACGAACAAGCGAACGAACAAGCGAACGAACAAGCGAACGAACAAACGAACGAACAAGCGAACGAACAAACGAACGAACAAGCGAACGAACAAACGAACGAACAAGCGAACGAACAAACGAACGAACAAACGAACGAACAAGCGAACGAACAAACGAACGGCGTAATCGGATGATCAcgaacttttattttaatattacgcGTTTCTTCTCAGCTTTGtttatttgattttattatatttcgtttatattaatactacttgaactattttattttcaatatgGAGATTAAAAGGCATGTTGATAAGAagtgaataataaaaagcagtgtatacaaacatatacaaCATGAAAGAGCAGTGAAGTTTGCTAGGAGAGTCATGCATTTTCCGTCGCTTGAGTATTTTCCCTATTCGTTCTTCTATTATATGGAGATATATTTAGACTAttcacatatacacatgtaattgtttttataatatcacTGACGTTTttccaaatatttttataacattgCATTATAAGAAAAGTTGGAGCTAATCaagatttttaatttatttctttcagTTTTGACGTGTTTTATCGTGTTTTGCCATTTTTGCCATATTCCCGTTAGTTTTCTGTTTTGTCCCTATTTGTTTTCcatctttttttccattaataTACTCATATTGACGCTAAAAGAGTgagcatatttatttttcagcTAGCCAATATTTAGAGACATATACAATGTCTGTACAGTTGACTGAGTTTTATTATAGTTTCCTTCTAattcacatttttataattatgcaAAAAGAACTTTAATGTGTTAAATAGcgaaattaaatatttattacttatataattaacaaCACACTGGAATTAGGAGCAAcgtacttttttttgttttttttttttttcatgttgttgtgtttccctttttattttttgcatattgtttatataatttaatattcaaACATTCTGAGGGTAATATTCTCTCATTTAGTTCAACGATACAAACATGTACGTCACATATGAGCAGTTAAAGGTCGTTCATATTAAGTACTGTAAGCATatcttgtatatttttttttttttttttgaagtgaacattttatgtaaatttctATGTAAGCACATATTCACGCACGGGAAGGCCGAGTATAGGTATAGTATACgcaaatgtatacataacataaatatataaagtatgTGCACGATTATATACAATGCTTAATTTGtttacgtatatgtatacatgggAACGTGCATGCGCAAACcagtatatatgtgtatgaatTCCCTGTATATGTTGACAGTTTAGCGGTATTTACCACCTGTTTTCAAACGTTAACGGGCAAAACAAAGAACAATACAAGAACAAAATGAGAGTAATTGAAGAACAAAATGAGAGTAATAGAAGAACAAAATGAGAGTAATTGAAGAACAAAATGAGAGTAATAGAAGAACAAAATGAGAGTAATAGAAGAACAAAGGAACAAcataacaaaaacaaaatttcgACATATAGGAAGGGAGAACTTTTAATATgcgccttttttttttttttttactaaccTTTTGAAGAATGTACATTTGCCTACATGTGTATGCATAAcacattttaaatgttttcaaaaataaacgaATTTTATTTCTCCTTTAATTAGTatgcacacacatacatatatatatatatatatatatatacatcttAATACGTTGTGTTTTATTGAAATTTCAGGTTGAAATGATCATATAATATTCGCCAATTTACACATGTATcaattaagataaaaaaaagtatttattttgaaaactCAAATAtttgcagaaaaaaaaaaaaaaaaaaaaaaaatatatatatatatatatatatatatatatatatatatatttacacgaAAACGACGTATTTGCAACCATCGTTTGCTTAATaccatatttataaaaagaaagtacacaaggaaaatattaaatacatttttgcgGATATCATTGAAACAACGAGTTAGACAATTGTAGGTTATGCACAAGGAAGTTTTTTTGATTTTGGCACTGTCATTAAGTTATTCGgtcattttgtaattttttctacTATATTGCtttattcctttatttttatttaattttttttatttaatttttttatttaattttttcatttatttttttcatttattttttttattttattttgttgcaTATTCGGATATATATTCactttaaaaatgttttaaagcAAAAATCCAAATGggaaaaaggaataatatagtgtgtttacatataaagaataataatttcttctCGTTagcttttccttttcctttttttttttttttttaatttaattttaatatttttccattGCGTTCAGAATAGTACTAaacattattatacttttttactCGTCCCAAATTAATTGCAAAATGTAGTGTAGGCaaacattatataaaataaaaatgattttttcttttcataatatttggACATTGCCATTTggatttcttttttttctttttttttttcttttcaatttttcatcttttcaATATTTCATCTTTTCAATATTTCATCTTTTCACATTTTCGCATATCAccttaaaaacatttttgaaaAGACTGGGGTGCAGctcttattataaaattattactttcatattttgtttaaaacttgactttttcatattttcctATTTCTCTAACccatttattatcataagaATGCAGAGCCAAACTAGACGAGTAAGCGCACCAAAATAACTCATGtgttacataaaaaaaggaagaagtgtatttatatatatatttatatatatgtgtatatataagtatgcatGCGTAGACCTTTACACACATTTACAATTAACAGGACATGCTCAcgtgaataaaaatattatgtacatattgaGTATGAAAATTTAACAACTTATTTAACACGTTCTTCATGTGCAGGTAAATGCAACATTGAGAAAATGTACGGAAATGGATGCTATGAATCGTCTTTATAGTATTCAGTTAATTGAGCAGAGGGAACGAATAGAAAATTTaagaagaaaattaaattcttacaataaaaatatagaacaaCAGGAAAGTATTTTCAACCatcttataaaatatactgacggatttttaaataatataatgtaatttttttttcttaaaaaccTTGAAGACATTtgattgtatattttatcattgcCCACTGTACATACTCTAAATGAAACTGCGCAAAATGTATACGTTCACATATtcacatatatgcatgccTACCTATATACATACATCCATGCCTACCTATATACATACATCCATGCCTACCTATATACATACATCCATGCCTACCTATATACATACCTGCATACGTATTCATATGTATCcatgtatgtgtgtgcatATTAAAAAGTGTAGAGTAAGGGCACATGCCTCCATTATTTTACACCATTTTGTTATTAGAGCCTTCCTGGAAAATCTAACATAcgcaaaaaattttaacttaCTAACAAGCTGCTCGAGATGCTACCTTGTCGATGACAAGGTACGGTTACCATTTCATTGAACGAATTATATGTTCATTAAATCAATTATATGTTCATTAAATCAATTATATGTTCATCACATCAATTATATGTTCATCACATCAATTATATGTTCATCAAATCAATTATATGTTCATTAAACGCTCTAGGTTTTTTGCGTAGatgcttttttaatttggTGTCAACTTAGTCGTTATATACATGGTTGAgtgaatttctttttttttttttttttttttttttctttttgacCCTTTTTGGTAATTTTTGGCCATTTTTAGCCATTTTTTGCCATTTTTAGCCATTTTTTGCCATTTTTAGCCATTTTTTGCCATTTTTGACCATTTTTTGCCATTTTTGACCATTTTTTGCCATTTTTGACCATTTTTGGCCATTTTTGACCATTTTTGGCCATTTTTGGccattttaattatttttaa
This genomic interval from Plasmodium brasilianum strain Bolivian I chromosome 13, whole genome shotgun sequence contains the following:
- a CDS encoding pantothenate kinase 2, with amino-acid sequence MGNTIGVECSFGHVHVTSILINEKIRKKKNAYSLIGNTCSDVSKNNYSDNNNGGLNNICSNNYASPYEKRKEKDEFNTHGKSNNDYLKMQKDMFVYMLNIKHIIEGDVQMAVLKNNADICEHAQFSLAHLTNFFKGEEKKDLLDCFPIFNNFVKSEVGINIQTDEAIKVDIYGKSTIHMDNHGDAINTLKGEDEIARIYFFTVQVKHIEEALFKCTKDIIKNVAVNLTGGQNYYIEIKLRKLIELKSMHYHKEIKCIQSAINFLKKFYPGCLYHFLMSKENNEAVKNGGDSINDRNKLREHLLNKEEAGNICPYLIVNVKRGISYHLVNEKNIIQRIGSCFISYKTIQNLFFLITGKFCSLQRICKLAINGINRTFDMTVGDIYGTSYGNAGLSSDLTASFFGNAQHISNIKSLFNCYDADVDEDEKENEDHVEEGTNSKGDSKALINTHEDVASSTFETSTCAYFSDSSISTLTGSDNSSTHFFTSKTHNNLAFKYMKRNNNSGRPFFLNFYSHSSYTYESCITEQVKPILQKEGEKEEANTFLRNSISDTELSLNTQEKIKCIKRGVNKNITMNSYEDKRGLYPLLNKKFNGLKINPLTNMRKFEQNSEQIRKKNFNKVINCCSGKNTFEKIKCVNENKSEQSSANNEYGEINNFFLENKNEGAENRLFINNNIGNKTHCRKKKRTVKFNKKECDLMKSLLSMVIFNSAQQSYIHSYLYNVKHIVFSGILLDNEACLQLMKIYITFMYHNEQKLYFTKVSPYVSSLGAALQMLSCFI
- a CDS encoding hypothetical protein (conserved Plasmodium protein), whose product is MYELKSVGNRSDDYDDCDSTRESKILDMEEGESIKKGDIYTKKVSISSSNFFVGNNKSTSNGEKKMKQISDSKTFKRKVTTKDIVNCPKEYHANFISMFLFIIGSAFFRFPILYVAGCIIFAIASAMCLYSNLISAMYVKNKKKKEFYGFLCYIAGCAIFILGSVYCCFKDDYFAVITFILGSFYFLVGAIFFLYNFNLRNIKGVKYQIVIVYMSNLFGGLIFTVASIMFFYEHLYNYACYLYVGGSILFTLGTWFDYIIHVRNTF